One genomic segment of Polyangia bacterium includes these proteins:
- a CDS encoding TlpA disulfide reductase family protein, with product MADSYPETLWKFPVRVASLLAAPRAALGRVDARGGGFRDAVILTLVGVVAFRFQQLAEAVLAFSQPSQGAIGHLLGIWSNELSEAAMVVIPAALLLTLLAGPRRDPAQDLELGAACYAAFFVVRGMARAVNALVGERVIPDVVSYVPAAIATLWLMGHALLVIRQRSPAPVEPDGTTVPATGVPPPPVAAAPVVDGPAAPAARRRLVGALLFVATVVGVGLGGNAVWAVRRLDALKPMARGLDAPDFELPRIDGHPGSLALSSFRGQVVLLDFWATWCGPCIEMIPTMEKLHHEWSGRGVAFLGVNSDGGQTSEGDIRAFLQRRPAPYPMVLDDGRANAAYRIRFLPQFVLISREGTVLRSFTGINGSATFGEAFERALAQ from the coding sequence GTGGCCGACTCTTATCCAGAGACGCTGTGGAAGTTTCCGGTTCGCGTGGCGTCGTTGCTGGCGGCGCCGCGGGCGGCGCTGGGCCGCGTGGACGCCCGGGGCGGCGGCTTCCGCGACGCCGTCATCTTGACCCTGGTCGGCGTGGTGGCGTTCCGTTTTCAGCAGCTGGCCGAGGCGGTCTTGGCCTTCAGCCAGCCTTCGCAAGGAGCGATCGGGCACCTGCTGGGGATATGGAGCAACGAGCTTTCCGAAGCGGCGATGGTGGTGATTCCAGCGGCGCTGTTGCTGACCCTGCTGGCGGGCCCGCGCCGCGATCCAGCGCAAGATCTGGAATTGGGCGCCGCTTGCTATGCCGCCTTCTTCGTGGTGCGGGGAATGGCCCGGGCGGTGAACGCCCTGGTCGGCGAGCGCGTGATTCCCGACGTCGTGAGCTATGTGCCGGCGGCCATCGCCACGCTGTGGTTGATGGGGCACGCGCTGCTGGTGATTCGCCAGCGCTCGCCCGCGCCGGTCGAGCCCGACGGGACGACCGTGCCCGCGACCGGGGTGCCACCGCCGCCCGTCGCTGCGGCGCCGGTGGTCGACGGTCCGGCCGCGCCCGCCGCGCGCCGCCGCCTGGTCGGCGCCCTGCTGTTCGTCGCCACCGTGGTGGGCGTCGGCCTAGGCGGCAACGCGGTGTGGGCGGTGCGCCGCCTGGACGCCCTCAAGCCAATGGCGCGCGGCCTGGACGCGCCCGACTTCGAGCTGCCGCGCATCGACGGCCATCCAGGTTCGCTGGCGTTGTCGTCGTTCCGCGGCCAGGTGGTCCTGCTGGATTTTTGGGCCACCTGGTGCGGCCCGTGCATCGAGATGATCCCGACCATGGAGAAGCTGCACCACGAGTGGAGCGGGCGCGGGGTGGCGTTTTTGGGCGTGAACTCCGATGGGGGGCAGACCAGCGAGGGCGACATCCGCGCGTTCTTGCAGCGGCGGCCGGCGCCTTACCCGATGGTCCTCGACGACGGGCGGGCCAACGCCGCCTATCGCATCAGGTTCCTGCCGCAGTTCGTGCTGATCTCGCGCGAGGGGACAGTGTTGCGATCGTTCACCGGCATCAACGGCAGCGCCACCTTCGGCGAGGCGTTCGAACGCGCGCTGGCGCAGTAA
- the rimO gene encoding 30S ribosomal protein S12 methylthiotransferase RimO: protein MNVHFVSLGCPKNRVDTEVMLGHTAGAGHTVVGAPEDADVIVVNTCGFIGEAKQESIDAILEMARHKEAGTCKRLVVAGCLSQRYPKELADEMPEVDTFIGTDEVGLIADAIGGGTRRVQVAETPRFLYDDIAPRRPSMATHTAYVKIAEGCDRPCAFCIIPKLRGPQRSRQPDSVVREAQALAAAGTKEICLVAQDLTTYGTDLDPTAPPTLESLLAQLAAVDGLRWIRLHYAYPSACTDGLLDVMAREPRVAKYLDVPIQHIDSGVLKSMRRGYGERAVRALCERVRARVPGATLRTTFIVGHPGETDAAFARLCDFVREADLDRVGVFNYSREEGTVAALLPGRVPKKEIDARRRELLRIQRDISKKKLRALRDQTIEVLVEGPSDESEYLLMGRHEGQAPEIDGQVYLSLPESAGDAPPPAAGTLVRATVTHTAEYDLAATIV, encoded by the coding sequence ATGAACGTCCATTTTGTATCGCTCGGCTGTCCCAAGAACCGCGTCGACACCGAGGTCATGCTGGGCCACACCGCCGGCGCCGGGCACACCGTGGTAGGGGCGCCCGAGGATGCCGACGTCATCGTGGTCAACACCTGCGGTTTCATCGGCGAGGCCAAGCAAGAGTCGATCGACGCCATCTTGGAGATGGCCCGCCACAAAGAGGCCGGCACCTGCAAGCGCCTGGTGGTGGCCGGCTGCCTGTCGCAGCGTTACCCGAAAGAGCTGGCCGACGAGATGCCGGAGGTCGACACCTTCATCGGCACCGACGAGGTGGGCCTGATCGCCGACGCCATCGGCGGCGGCACCCGCCGGGTCCAGGTGGCCGAGACGCCGCGCTTTCTGTACGACGACATTGCTCCGCGCCGGCCGTCGATGGCCACCCACACCGCCTACGTCAAGATCGCCGAGGGCTGCGATCGCCCGTGCGCCTTCTGCATCATCCCCAAGTTGCGCGGCCCGCAGCGCAGCCGGCAGCCTGATTCGGTGGTGCGCGAAGCGCAGGCGCTGGCCGCCGCCGGCACGAAGGAGATCTGTCTGGTGGCGCAGGATCTCACCACCTACGGCACCGATCTGGATCCCACCGCGCCGCCGACGCTGGAATCGCTGCTGGCGCAGCTGGCGGCGGTCGACGGCCTGCGCTGGATCCGTCTGCACTATGCCTATCCCAGCGCCTGCACCGACGGTCTGCTGGACGTGATGGCCCGGGAGCCGCGGGTAGCCAAGTACCTGGACGTGCCGATCCAGCACATCGACAGCGGCGTCTTGAAATCGATGCGCCGCGGGTACGGCGAGCGCGCCGTACGCGCCCTGTGCGAACGGGTGCGCGCCCGGGTCCCCGGCGCCACGTTGCGCACCACCTTCATCGTCGGTCACCCGGGCGAAACCGACGCGGCGTTCGCCCGGCTGTGCGACTTCGTGCGCGAGGCTGATCTGGATCGGGTCGGCGTCTTCAATTACTCGCGCGAGGAGGGCACCGTCGCCGCGCTGCTGCCCGGGCGGGTCCCGAAAAAAGAGATCGACGCCCGCCGCCGCGAGCTGCTGCGCATCCAGCGCGACATCTCGAAGAAAAAACTGCGCGCCCTGCGCGACCAGACCATCGAAGTCCTGGTCGAAGGCCCCTCCGACGAGTCCGAGTACTTGTTGATGGGTCGCCACGAAGGCCAGGCCCCCGAGATCGACGGCCAGGTCTATCTGTCGCTGCCCGAAAGCGCCGGCGACGCGCCGCCGCCGGCGGCCGGCACGTTGGTGCGAGCGACCGTCACGCACACCGCCGAGTACGATCTGGCCGCGACGATCGTCTGA
- the nadA gene encoding quinolinate synthase: MSFVSIDRLVAGGHVPEDRAARVAFLWDEIRRLKREKNAFIPAHNYQVPEVQEIADTVGDSFELAVRARDLDARLVVFCGVRFMAEGCYTLAPQRPVYLPNLQALCSLAEVDADDVAERQDFLRAAGRRFATMTYVNTYADVKALSDSCCTSSNAARIAERLDVPDILFVPDQNLAYQVALKTRRMYLPPPEPNRFHPKEYAAMIEPLIREGERQGLIGNVFAWEGACHVHHQMTVAEVEKIRRDDPQAVIVVHGEVRPELQKIADAVLSTSQMIKYVDAHPEKTRFAILTECGLVVRMELEHPEKQFYKPCRLCQYMKATDLENVYETLRDEPEDRRITVPEDVRVGAARAMMKMIELASTAARGPIDFD, encoded by the coding sequence ATGTCGTTTGTTTCGATCGATCGTCTGGTGGCCGGCGGTCATGTGCCGGAGGATCGCGCCGCTCGGGTGGCCTTCTTGTGGGATGAAATTCGGCGCCTCAAGCGCGAGAAGAACGCCTTTATCCCCGCCCACAATTATCAGGTGCCCGAGGTGCAAGAGATCGCCGACACCGTCGGTGATTCTTTCGAGTTGGCGGTGCGGGCGCGCGATCTGGACGCGCGGTTGGTGGTCTTTTGCGGCGTGCGCTTCATGGCCGAGGGCTGCTACACGCTGGCGCCGCAACGGCCGGTGTACCTGCCCAATTTGCAGGCCCTGTGCTCGCTGGCCGAGGTCGACGCCGACGACGTGGCCGAGCGCCAGGATTTCTTGCGCGCTGCTGGCCGGAGGTTCGCGACCATGACCTACGTGAACACCTACGCCGACGTGAAGGCGTTGTCCGATTCGTGTTGCACGAGCTCGAACGCCGCCCGCATCGCCGAGCGGCTGGACGTGCCCGACATCCTGTTCGTGCCCGATCAGAATCTCGCCTATCAAGTGGCCCTCAAAACCCGGCGCATGTACCTGCCGCCACCCGAACCGAACCGGTTTCATCCCAAGGAATACGCCGCGATGATCGAGCCCCTGATCCGGGAGGGCGAGCGGCAAGGATTGATCGGCAATGTCTTCGCCTGGGAAGGCGCCTGTCACGTGCACCACCAGATGACGGTCGCCGAGGTGGAGAAAATTCGCCGTGACGATCCGCAGGCGGTGATCGTCGTGCACGGCGAGGTGCGGCCCGAACTACAAAAGATCGCCGACGCGGTGCTGTCGACGTCGCAGATGATCAAGTACGTCGACGCCCACCCCGAGAAGACCCGTTTCGCCATCCTCACCGAGTGCGGCCTGGTGGTGCGCATGGAGCTCGAGCACCCCGAAAAGCAGTTCTACAAGCCCTGCCGCCTGTGCCAGTACATGAAGGCGACGGATCTGGAAAACGTCTACGAGACCCTGCGCGACGAGCCGGAGGACCGACGCATCACCGTGCCCGAAGACGTCCGGGTGGGCGCGGCGCGGGCGATGATGAAGATGATCGAGCTGGCTAGCACCGCAGCCCGAGGCCCGATTGACTTCGATTGA
- a CDS encoding pyridoxal-phosphate dependent enzyme, with protein MERMFDPEIWRSVTGGAVAERVRRLTRVTPLVPAPALGRRSGADVWLKLENLQRTGSFKLRGAAARLAAIALDDHQPKRTVIAASAGNHGLGVAFAARAFGLQATVLVSAQTPEVKRAGIAALGAAVEVAGPTYDHAEAEAKRRAAADPQTVFVSAFDDDYVIAGNGGLLAREILAQLPDVQAVVVPVGGGGLAGGLGVEMVPRGIKLYGASPEANCAMRRSLEDGRAYTVYEGGPTLAEGLEGAVSERTFAMARDYFPEIALVSEVAIRQAIVYAYRTLGILCEASAAPGIAALLDDASAIRGRRTVVVISGGNIEHDLLDQLLAGPAPTGV; from the coding sequence ATGGAGCGGATGTTCGATCCCGAGATCTGGCGTTCGGTCACCGGCGGCGCCGTCGCCGAGCGGGTCCGCCGCCTGACCCGGGTGACGCCGCTGGTGCCGGCGCCCGCCCTCGGCCGTCGCAGCGGCGCTGACGTCTGGTTGAAGCTAGAAAATCTGCAGCGCACGGGCTCGTTCAAATTGCGCGGCGCTGCCGCTCGCTTGGCGGCGATCGCGCTCGACGATCATCAACCCAAACGCACGGTCATCGCCGCGTCGGCGGGAAACCACGGCCTGGGCGTGGCCTTCGCGGCGCGCGCGTTCGGGCTGCAGGCCACGGTGCTGGTCTCGGCGCAAACCCCGGAGGTCAAACGCGCCGGCATCGCCGCCCTCGGTGCCGCTGTCGAGGTCGCCGGCCCCACCTACGATCACGCGGAGGCCGAGGCCAAGCGCCGCGCCGCCGCCGATCCGCAGACCGTGTTCGTGTCGGCGTTCGACGACGATTACGTCATCGCCGGCAACGGTGGCCTGCTGGCGCGCGAGATCCTGGCCCAGCTTCCCGACGTGCAGGCGGTGGTGGTCCCCGTCGGTGGCGGCGGGCTGGCCGGTGGCCTGGGCGTCGAGATGGTGCCGCGCGGGATCAAGCTCTACGGCGCTTCGCCGGAAGCCAACTGCGCCATGCGCCGTTCGCTGGAAGATGGGCGCGCGTACACCGTCTACGAAGGCGGCCCGACGCTGGCGGAAGGTCTGGAAGGCGCGGTCAGCGAACGCACCTTCGCCATGGCCCGTGACTATTTTCCCGAGATCGCCCTGGTCAGCGAGGTGGCCATCCGCCAGGCCATCGTCTACGCCTATCGGACGCTGGGCATTCTTTGCGAGGCGTCAGCGGCGCCTGGGATCGCCGCGCTCCTCGACGACGCCAGCGCGATTCGTGGGCGGCGCACGGTGGTCGTCATCTCGGGCGGCAACATAGAACACGATCTCCTCGACCAATTGCTGGCTGGTCCGGCGCCCACCGGGGTTTAG
- a CDS encoding multiheme c-type cytochrome translates to MPSARAVLWGSLAVSLATIALAGLPGVGLRAPAAVAAAVERSATGAGERRVSIFYTAEVHGTLEPCGCTSDPLGDIARYAALVRSAREQGAATLLVDAGGLLYGEGGVSPKERPADDLRAKFLATELTNLGLRGAGLGETDLIGGLGLVQPKRLASNLGGAAVIEPARIETVGGVKIGLVGVADPALASTLGVAGEEPTKAASRDVERLRREGAEIVVVLAPVDRSIARRVARDAGADFVVAGRQVGKGSTRAEKVGAAFLVSPADELQRVGRIDLVLRHGGGALVDAGGAEANQARMAELDAAIKRLDDDLARWSGSSGDTAFVASRRAQRGEMAAERARLALPFTPPSTGNYFTNRLIALNRELGRDGMMGAAMKRLDAKIAAVNLKHALPPPPPEPGRAFYVGMNKCVTCHKSAAAFWKTTVHAEAWQTLVAAGKQADYKCVACHVTGYGQVGGTSLGHSKGLSDVQCETCHGPGSIHVAEKGLEEPSSVHRDTPETTCLGCHNEHHSDTFQYAAYLRDVLGAGHGQSARAKLGVGPTGHELRSAAQNRAHTAAADQATKL, encoded by the coding sequence TTGCCGAGCGCACGAGCGGTGTTGTGGGGAAGTCTGGCGGTCAGCCTGGCGACGATCGCCCTCGCCGGCCTGCCGGGCGTCGGTCTGCGTGCTCCAGCCGCCGTCGCCGCCGCGGTAGAAAGATCGGCGACCGGCGCCGGCGAACGCCGGGTCAGCATCTTTTACACGGCCGAGGTGCACGGCACCCTGGAGCCGTGCGGCTGCACCAGCGATCCGCTGGGCGACATCGCGCGCTACGCGGCGCTGGTGCGCTCGGCGCGCGAGCAAGGCGCAGCCACGCTGCTGGTGGACGCGGGCGGCTTGCTGTACGGCGAGGGTGGCGTGTCGCCGAAAGAACGTCCGGCGGACGATCTGCGGGCCAAGTTTCTCGCCACTGAACTGACCAACCTCGGGCTGCGCGGCGCGGGCCTCGGCGAAACTGACCTGATTGGCGGCCTGGGACTGGTGCAGCCGAAACGGCTGGCCTCGAATCTGGGCGGCGCCGCGGTGATCGAACCGGCGCGCATCGAGACCGTCGGGGGCGTCAAGATCGGGCTGGTCGGCGTGGCCGATCCGGCGCTGGCGTCGACCCTGGGCGTGGCCGGCGAAGAACCGACCAAGGCCGCCAGCCGCGACGTCGAGCGCCTGCGCCGCGAAGGCGCGGAGATTGTCGTGGTGCTGGCGCCGGTCGATCGATCGATCGCCCGACGGGTGGCCCGCGACGCCGGCGCTGATTTTGTGGTGGCGGGGCGGCAAGTGGGCAAAGGCTCGACCCGGGCGGAAAAAGTCGGCGCGGCCTTCTTGGTCTCGCCGGCGGACGAGCTGCAGCGCGTGGGGCGGATCGATCTGGTCTTACGCCATGGCGGCGGCGCGCTGGTCGACGCCGGCGGCGCCGAAGCCAACCAGGCGCGCATGGCCGAGCTGGATGCCGCGATCAAACGGCTGGACGACGATCTGGCGCGCTGGTCAGGCAGCAGCGGCGACACCGCGTTCGTGGCCAGCAGGCGCGCCCAGCGCGGCGAAATGGCCGCCGAACGCGCGCGGTTGGCCCTGCCTTTTACCCCGCCGTCGACGGGCAACTATTTCACCAATCGCTTGATCGCCTTGAACCGCGAGCTCGGCCGGGACGGAATGATGGGCGCGGCGATGAAGCGCCTCGACGCCAAGATCGCCGCCGTCAACCTCAAGCATGCCCTGCCGCCACCGCCGCCCGAACCGGGGCGAGCCTTCTACGTCGGCATGAACAAGTGCGTGACCTGCCACAAGTCGGCTGCTGCTTTCTGGAAGACCACCGTTCACGCCGAAGCCTGGCAGACGCTGGTGGCCGCCGGCAAACAAGCCGATTACAAATGCGTCGCCTGCCACGTCACCGGTTACGGCCAGGTCGGCGGCACCAGCCTGGGTCACAGCAAGGGCCTCTCCGACGTGCAGTGCGAAACTTGCCACGGCCCAGGATCGATCCACGTCGCCGAAAAAGGGCTGGAAGAACCGAGCAGCGTTCACCGTGACACGCCCGAGACCACTTGCCTTGGCTGTCACAACGAACACCACTCGGACACGTTTCAGTACGCCGCCTACCTGCGCGATGTGCTCGGCGCCGGACACGGCCAGTCGGCGCGCGCCAAGCTGGGCGTTGGCCCGACTGGCCACGAGCTGCGGTCGGCGGCGCAAAACCGGGCCCACACGGCGGCTGCGGATCAGGCGACCAAGTTGTAA
- the rpsP gene encoding 30S ribosomal protein S16: protein MSVIIRLTRAGSKKVPFYRVVAADKRSPRDGRFIEQLGVYDPLRVPVEFRVDQPRLDHWLKVGALPSQTVGELIREMRKAAPPAESAAKSGS from the coding sequence ATGTCCGTTATCATTCGACTCACGCGCGCCGGAAGCAAAAAAGTTCCCTTTTACCGGGTGGTCGCTGCTGACAAGCGCAGCCCCCGCGATGGCCGCTTCATCGAACAGCTGGGCGTCTACGACCCGCTGCGGGTGCCGGTCGAGTTCCGTGTCGATCAGCCGCGGCTGGATCACTGGCTGAAGGTGGGCGCGCTGCCCAGTCAGACGGTGGGCGAGCTGATTCGCGAGATGCGCAAGGCTGCGCCGCCCGCCGAATCGGCGGCCAAGTCGGGCAGCTAA
- a CDS encoding KH domain-containing protein, with translation MRELVDYLARGLVDRPEEVEVEEIEEADALVFELKVAEEDLGKVIGKQGRTAKALRTILSAASAKLRRRVILEILE, from the coding sequence CTGCGCGAATTGGTCGACTATCTGGCCCGCGGTCTGGTTGATCGGCCGGAAGAGGTCGAGGTGGAAGAGATCGAAGAGGCCGACGCCCTGGTCTTCGAGCTGAAAGTGGCCGAAGAAGATCTGGGCAAGGTGATCGGCAAGCAGGGTCGCACCGCGAAGGCGCTGCGGACCATTCTTTCGGCGGCGTCGGCCAAGCTGCGCCGCCGGGTCATCCTCGAGATTCTCGAGTAA
- the rimM gene encoding ribosome maturation factor RimM (Essential for efficient processing of 16S rRNA) — MYDPDTLAIGVLGKPHGLRGEIVLRQYNSVGRVRSQLPTDGDAVELVRDGQTMRKRLRSCRPLGETLVLAFEGADSPDAVRVFTHWEVRVARRALPALAPGEYFVEDVVGCDVLNADGQRLGQATGTFWNGAHDVMTVSLAEKKGAAEMLIPMVPAVMLAVDAGARVVRVAWEAGDDE, encoded by the coding sequence TTGTACGACCCGGACACGCTGGCCATCGGCGTGCTGGGCAAGCCGCACGGCCTGCGCGGCGAGATCGTCCTGCGGCAGTACAACAGCGTCGGACGGGTGCGATCGCAGCTACCCACCGACGGCGACGCGGTGGAACTGGTGCGCGACGGGCAGACGATGCGAAAGCGCCTGCGTTCCTGCCGCCCGCTGGGCGAGACCTTGGTGCTGGCCTTCGAAGGGGCCGATTCACCCGATGCCGTCCGGGTCTTCACTCACTGGGAGGTACGGGTGGCGCGCCGGGCGTTGCCGGCCCTGGCGCCCGGCGAATATTTTGTCGAGGACGTGGTCGGCTGCGACGTGCTGAACGCCGACGGACAGCGACTGGGCCAGGCCACCGGAACGTTCTGGAACGGCGCCCACGACGTGATGACGGTTTCTTTGGCCGAAAAGAAAGGCGCCGCCGAGATGCTGATTCCCATGGTGCCGGCGGTGATGCTGGCGGTGGACGCTGGCGCGCGGGTGGTGCGCGTCGCCTGGGAGGCGGGCGACGATGAGTGA
- the trmD gene encoding tRNA (guanosine(37)-N1)-methyltransferase TrmD: MSDADAAPLVTFELVTLFPEVFAGILATSLLGKAIGAGVLAVHATNPRDFGKGRHRSVDDTPYGGGPGMILGVEPVAAALQAITEARGSSHRVLLSPQGALFDQRRAEALSRLSRVTLICGRYEGFDERVGQALCDEQLSIGDYVLAGGELAAAVIVEAVARLVPGVLGCGMSACDESFSRGRLEYPQWTRPEVWQGLAVPPVMLSGDHQAIARFRLREAARRTRERRPDLLAAWPLTPEEKRALGQEEPTGPGREEGQSGAKGRPGP, encoded by the coding sequence ATGAGTGACGCTGACGCCGCTCCTCTGGTCACGTTCGAGCTGGTCACGCTTTTCCCCGAGGTTTTCGCGGGAATCTTGGCGACGTCGCTGCTCGGCAAGGCGATCGGCGCCGGCGTGCTGGCGGTGCACGCGACCAACCCACGCGACTTCGGCAAGGGGCGGCACCGCTCGGTCGACGACACACCATACGGCGGTGGGCCCGGGATGATCCTGGGCGTCGAGCCGGTGGCGGCGGCCCTGCAAGCGATCACCGAGGCGCGCGGATCCTCCCACCGCGTGCTGCTGTCGCCGCAAGGCGCGCTCTTCGACCAGCGACGGGCCGAGGCGCTGTCACGTCTGTCGCGTGTCACGCTGATCTGCGGTCGCTATGAAGGCTTCGACGAACGTGTGGGCCAGGCGCTGTGCGACGAACAGCTGAGCATCGGGGACTATGTGCTGGCGGGCGGCGAACTGGCGGCGGCGGTGATCGTCGAAGCGGTGGCGCGCCTGGTGCCTGGGGTTCTGGGCTGCGGGATGTCCGCCTGCGACGAATCGTTCTCGCGCGGGAGGCTGGAATACCCACAGTGGACCCGGCCCGAGGTCTGGCAAGGTCTGGCCGTGCCACCGGTCATGCTGTCTGGCGACCACCAAGCTATCGCCCGTTTTCGTCTGCGCGAGGCGGCCCGCCGGACCCGCGAACGCCGCCCCGATTTGCTGGCCGCGTGGCCTTTGACCCCCGAAGAAAAGCGGGCTCTCGGCCAAGAAGAGCCGACTGGACCTGGGCGCGAAGAAGGCCAAAGCGGCGCCAAAGGCCGTCCTGGGCCTTGA
- the rplS gene encoding 50S ribosomal protein L19 — protein sequence MSQHPLIKEIETSFSRTDIPHFRSGDSVRVHTLIKEGDKERVQIFEGVVIGQHRGGSRASFTVRKISYGVGVERIFPVHTSRIERIEIVQKGHVRRARLNYLRELQGRAARIKSEKTTQDNEVAAPAAAVPPVAPQG from the coding sequence ATGAGCCAGCACCCTCTGATCAAAGAGATCGAGACCAGCTTCAGCCGCACGGATATCCCGCACTTTCGTTCCGGGGACAGCGTCCGCGTGCACACCCTCATCAAAGAGGGCGACAAGGAGCGCGTGCAGATCTTCGAGGGCGTGGTCATCGGCCAGCATCGCGGCGGCTCGCGGGCGTCGTTCACGGTCCGCAAGATCTCGTACGGCGTGGGCGTCGAGCGTATTTTCCCGGTGCACACCTCGCGCATCGAGCGCATCGAGATCGTGCAGAAAGGCCACGTTCGTCGGGCTCGGCTCAATTACCTGCGCGAGCTGCAGGGTCGCGCCGCCCGCATCAAGAGCGAGAAGACCACGCAGGACAACGAAGTCGCCGCGCCGGCCGCTGCTGTTCCGCCGGTCGCGCCCCAAGGCTAG
- a CDS encoding YraN family protein produces MSTGRLAGRPGTGRHAEELAIALLERAGLRIVARNWRRPEGELDLVADDAGTCVFVEVRSRTGDDHGHPLDSITARKRAQVIRAARLFLEAEPIAAVGFRFDVVAVTFPEGSGDPEVVHLPNAFDLSGV; encoded by the coding sequence GTGTCCACCGGTCGTCTGGCCGGGCGTCCCGGGACCGGACGTCACGCCGAGGAGCTGGCGATAGCCCTGCTGGAACGGGCCGGCCTGCGCATCGTTGCGCGTAACTGGCGCCGGCCGGAGGGTGAGCTCGACCTGGTGGCCGACGACGCAGGCACCTGCGTCTTCGTCGAGGTCCGCTCGCGCACCGGCGACGATCACGGCCATCCGCTGGATTCGATCACCGCCCGCAAACGCGCCCAGGTGATTCGCGCCGCCCGCTTGTTTCTCGAGGCTGAACCAATCGCCGCCGTTGGGTTCCGCTTCGACGTTGTCGCGGTGACGTTTCCCGAGGGCAGCGGCGACCCAGAGGTCGTCCACCTGCCAAACGCCTTCGACCTCAGCGGTGTTTAG